One stretch of Armatimonadota bacterium DNA includes these proteins:
- the lysS gene encoding lysine--tRNA ligase, with translation MYEDNDLVEHRLEKLSRLRELGSDPFAIERYERTHAAQEVLDSADDLEGQTVSVAGRVVSLRPMGKASFAHIQDGSGRIQVYLKTDQIGEDSYRLARELDIGDFIGARGTVGRTRMGETSVFATEFEFLAKSLRPIPIGKQKGDAEWYTLHDVEQRYRQRYLDLIVHPEVMETMLNRSRIVQAVREFLNADGFIEVETPVLQAVAGGAAARPFTTYHNALDHDFHLRISLELYLKRLIVGGFDKVYEMGRVFRNEGISTRHNPEFTMLELYQAYANLEDIMGLVERMFAFVSEKIHGGPRFEFQGQTIDLTPPWKRLPLLEGIKQYAGVEPEEFRSVETAKAAGERLGLPMEQETTIGGIIDKIHERFMQPNLIQPTFITDFPLDISPLAKKRQDDPTLTRRFEPYIIGQEMGNAFSEINDPIDQRERFVAQGRMRASGDEEAHPMDEDFLRALEYGMPPTGGLGVGIDRLVMMFTDSPSIRDVILFPQLKPEQ, from the coding sequence GTGTACGAAGACAATGACCTCGTGGAGCACAGACTCGAGAAGCTGTCGAGGCTTCGGGAACTCGGATCAGACCCGTTTGCCATAGAGCGCTACGAACGGACACACGCGGCGCAGGAAGTCCTCGACTCCGCCGACGACCTGGAAGGGCAGACGGTGTCGGTGGCGGGCCGGGTGGTTTCGCTTCGGCCGATGGGAAAGGCCTCGTTCGCGCACATACAGGACGGAAGCGGCCGAATCCAGGTCTACCTGAAGACCGACCAGATCGGCGAGGACAGTTACCGCCTCGCGCGCGAGTTGGACATCGGAGACTTCATCGGCGCGCGCGGGACGGTCGGCAGGACGCGCATGGGAGAGACGTCGGTCTTCGCCACCGAGTTCGAGTTCCTCGCGAAGTCGCTCCGGCCGATCCCTATCGGCAAGCAGAAGGGCGACGCTGAGTGGTACACACTGCACGACGTGGAGCAGCGGTACCGGCAGAGGTATCTCGACCTGATCGTGCACCCGGAAGTCATGGAGACCATGCTGAACCGCAGTCGAATCGTGCAGGCGGTGCGCGAGTTCCTGAACGCAGACGGGTTCATCGAGGTCGAGACCCCGGTCCTACAGGCGGTCGCGGGAGGCGCGGCGGCACGGCCGTTCACGACATATCACAACGCGCTGGACCACGATTTCCACCTTCGCATTTCGCTCGAGCTCTACCTCAAGCGGCTGATCGTCGGGGGGTTCGACAAAGTCTACGAGATGGGCCGGGTGTTCCGCAACGAAGGCATCTCGACGCGGCACAACCCGGAGTTCACGATGCTGGAACTATACCAGGCATACGCGAACCTCGAAGACATCATGGGTCTCGTGGAGCGGATGTTCGCGTTCGTGAGCGAGAAGATTCACGGAGGGCCGCGGTTCGAGTTCCAGGGACAGACGATAGATCTCACCCCGCCGTGGAAGCGTCTGCCGCTGCTGGAAGGAATCAAGCAGTACGCGGGCGTGGAGCCAGAGGAGTTCCGGAGTGTAGAGACGGCGAAGGCGGCGGGCGAGCGGCTCGGCCTGCCGATGGAGCAGGAGACGACGATCGGCGGGATCATAGACAAGATACACGAGCGGTTCATGCAGCCGAACCTGATTCAGCCGACGTTCATCACCGACTTTCCGCTGGACATTTCTCCGCTCGCGAAAAAGAGGCAGGACGACCCGACGCTCACGAGGCGCTTCGAGCCGTACATAATCGGTCAGGAGATGGGCAATGCATTCTCGGAGATCAACGACCCGATTGACCAGCGCGAGCGGTTCGTGGCTCAGGGAAGGATGCGAGCATCCGGGGACGAGGAAGCTCACCCGATGGACGAGGACTTCCTGAGGGCGCTGGAGTACGGGATGCCGCCGACCGGAGGACTCGGCGTCGGGATTGATCGCCTGGTGATGATGTTCACGGACTCGCCGTCAATCCGCGACGTGATACTGTTCCCACAGCTCAAGCCGGAGCAGTGA
- a CDS encoding secondary thiamine-phosphate synthase enzyme YjbQ — MIKRISIDTSARTQFIDITDRIQEVVQASGVREGNCTVFVTHTTSGVTINESVDPYVLRDIIDILNGLVPRLGSYQHAQGNADAHAKASLIGSSIDVIVEDGRLLLGEYQVIYLCEFDGPRPRQVVVRVA; from the coding sequence ATGATCAAGCGCATCAGCATAGATACGTCGGCGAGGACTCAGTTCATTGATATCACCGACAGGATACAGGAGGTCGTTCAGGCCAGCGGTGTCAGAGAAGGGAACTGCACCGTTTTCGTCACCCACACCACATCGGGAGTCACGATCAACGAGAGCGTGGATCCCTACGTCCTGCGCGACATCATAGACATTCTGAACGGTCTCGTCCCCAGGCTCGGCTCCTACCAGCATGCCCAGGGCAACGCCGACGCCCATGCCAAAGCCAGCCTGATCGGCTCGTCCATAGACGTCATAGTGGAGGACGGCCGGTTGCTTCTCGGAGAGTACCAGGTCATCTATCTGTGCGAGTTCGACGGCCCCCGCCCCAGGCAGGTTGTAGTCCGCGTGGCTTAG
- a CDS encoding mechanosensitive ion channel family protein encodes MNVDLFSQVFWSGAVALILSRIWDIAKILIFFLVVRCIAYRLVDRVTRAIESRETNLTPPISAGRVRTLGSLVKSTVFYVLTFISGVMLLRVFNVDIAPVLTAAGVVGLAVGFGAQKLVRDIISGFFIVLENQYAVGDYVTIGVVTGTVEELGMRITRIRDDVGKLIIIANGDIVLVTNHSRGPVLASLEVSVARDTDLDRARSVIDEIGREIESSVSGVVTAPKADGLTAADAAKVTIRVSGEVKPGRSDAVQSALRERIMSRFEQEGIKLV; translated from the coding sequence ATGAACGTTGACCTCTTCTCGCAGGTCTTCTGGAGCGGCGCGGTGGCGCTGATTCTGTCGCGTATCTGGGATATCGCTAAGATACTGATATTCTTCCTGGTCGTGCGCTGCATCGCGTACCGACTTGTGGACCGCGTCACCCGCGCAATCGAGAGCAGGGAGACGAACCTGACGCCGCCGATCTCCGCGGGCCGCGTCCGGACTCTCGGCAGCCTCGTCAAGAGCACCGTTTTCTACGTGCTGACGTTCATCTCGGGCGTGATGCTTCTCAGGGTCTTCAACGTGGACATCGCCCCGGTGCTGACCGCCGCCGGCGTAGTCGGCCTGGCGGTCGGGTTCGGCGCGCAGAAACTGGTGAGGGACATTATCTCAGGCTTCTTCATCGTGCTGGAAAACCAGTACGCCGTGGGCGACTATGTCACGATCGGCGTGGTGACGGGGACGGTCGAGGAACTGGGAATGCGCATTACGCGTATCAGGGACGATGTCGGCAAGCTGATCATCATCGCAAACGGAGATATCGTACTGGTGACGAACCACTCGCGCGGACCGGTTCTCGCGAGCCTGGAGGTCAGCGTCGCGCGAGACACGGACCTGGACCGCGCGCGCTCGGTCATTGACGAGATCGGCAGGGAGATCGAGTCGAGCGTGAGCGGAGTGGTGACGGCCCCGAAGGCGGACGGCCTCACCGCGGCGGACGCGGCGAAGGTCACGATCCGGGTATCGGGCGAGGTGAAGCCGGGAAGATCGGATGCCGTCCAGTCCGCCCTGCGCGAGCGGATCATGAGCCGCTTCGAGCAGGAAGGGATCAAGCTAGTCTAG
- a CDS encoding PHP domain-containing protein has translation MRNRSASAALAIVLLFASCGGAVIAADMWAKGQLHCHSTNSDGNVSPQEVMDWYRDHGFEFVFLTDHRTVTDVGPLDKDPNDQFICIHGEELDLPDEGRPIHANALGLKQTIGVPPRLITPARSVANLVDYIRDAGALPMVNHPNWYFALTHRELLRIEGMYLLEIANMGGPTSYNEGSAAYLPLEQTWDILLSEGRTVYATATDDAHDYKDFRPGGSNPGLGWVVCRVPELTPGAVLDALAKGRFYSSTGVELADYRWDGRTMKVSVAPKEGRTCVIRFVGKHGRILKEVEGLSATYRVTGAPDRNDYIRCKVISSDLTTAWTQAERL, from the coding sequence ATGAGAAACAGATCAGCGTCCGCAGCGCTCGCTATCGTCCTGTTGTTCGCCTCGTGCGGCGGCGCGGTCATCGCGGCCGATATGTGGGCTAAGGGCCAACTGCACTGCCACTCCACCAACAGCGACGGCAACGTCTCGCCACAGGAGGTCATGGACTGGTACAGGGATCACGGCTTCGAGTTCGTCTTCCTGACCGACCACAGGACGGTGACCGACGTCGGCCCGCTCGACAAGGACCCGAACGATCAGTTCATCTGCATTCACGGTGAAGAACTCGATCTCCCCGATGAGGGCAGGCCGATCCACGCCAATGCCCTCGGCTTGAAGCAGACGATAGGCGTGCCGCCCCGACTAATCACTCCCGCCAGGAGTGTCGCCAACCTCGTGGACTACATCCGCGACGCGGGCGCGCTCCCGATGGTCAACCATCCGAACTGGTATTTCGCCCTGACGCACCGCGAACTCCTGCGGATCGAGGGAATGTACCTGCTCGAGATCGCCAACATGGGCGGCCCCACGAGCTACAACGAGGGAAGCGCCGCATACCTGCCTCTCGAGCAGACTTGGGACATCCTGCTCTCGGAGGGCCGGACCGTCTACGCGACTGCGACCGATGACGCGCACGACTACAAGGACTTCAGGCCCGGCGGCTCCAACCCCGGTCTGGGGTGGGTAGTCTGCCGCGTGCCGGAGTTGACCCCCGGTGCCGTGCTCGATGCGCTGGCGAAGGGCAGGTTCTATTCCTCGACCGGTGTCGAACTGGCGGACTACCGTTGGGACGGCAGGACGATGAAGGTGTCCGTAGCGCCGAAGGAAGGGCGGACCTGCGTGATCCGGTTCGTCGGGAAGCACGGGCGGATTCTGAAGGAGGTCGAGGGCCTCTCCGCAACGTATCGCGTGACCGGCGCTCCCGATCGGAACGATTACATCCGCTGCAAGGTCATCTCCAGCGACCTGACGACCGCGTGGACCCAGGCCGAGCGGCTGTAA
- a CDS encoding 2,3-bisphosphoglycerate-independent phosphoglycerate mutase gives MAGPKAILLICDGMPDRPVAEFGGRTPIEAADNVNMNTLAFDGECGMMDPIAPGIRAGSDTSHLAILGFDPFTTYTGRGPFEAAGIGMDVKRGDVAFRCNFSTVDDKLVILDRRAGRIESGTDQLAAAVNGMQIEDVTVFFKESVAHRGALVLRGPRLGADISDVDPHEVGERIHEAHAVDPEDAAGAKTARIVNAFVSKSYELLKDHPVNQAREAEGKPPANIILPRGGGVAPNLPSFEKKYGLKPAAVVETGLIAGIACYLGMDIIETPGANGGLDSDIMAMGRAILKALDDHDFVLCNIKGGDIAGHDGDAFAKVGFVQKVDKVVGLLLEKADPETYIILTADHATPISVKDHSGDSVPIAMRGPGVRPDSVREFNERSVVGGGLARIRGIDVMNILTNLMNVQEKFGA, from the coding sequence ATGGCAGGACCGAAAGCGATCCTACTGATATGCGACGGAATGCCGGACCGGCCGGTAGCCGAGTTCGGAGGGCGCACCCCGATCGAGGCCGCCGACAACGTGAACATGAACACCCTGGCGTTTGACGGCGAGTGCGGGATGATGGACCCGATCGCGCCGGGGATCAGGGCCGGCAGCGACACCTCGCACCTGGCGATACTCGGGTTCGATCCGTTCACTACATACACCGGGCGCGGCCCGTTCGAAGCCGCCGGGATCGGCATGGACGTGAAGCGGGGCGACGTGGCGTTCAGATGCAATTTTTCGACCGTTGACGACAAGCTCGTCATCCTGGACCGCAGGGCGGGCCGCATCGAGTCGGGCACGGACCAACTTGCCGCGGCTGTGAACGGCATGCAGATCGAGGACGTGACCGTCTTCTTCAAGGAGTCGGTAGCGCATCGAGGCGCGCTGGTGCTGAGAGGGCCCAGGCTCGGCGCGGACATCTCCGACGTGGACCCGCACGAGGTCGGCGAGAGAATCCACGAGGCCCATGCGGTTGACCCGGAGGACGCGGCGGGGGCCAAGACGGCGCGGATCGTCAACGCTTTCGTGTCGAAGTCCTACGAGCTTCTGAAGGACCACCCGGTGAATCAGGCCCGCGAGGCGGAGGGCAAGCCCCCCGCCAACATCATTCTCCCGCGAGGAGGAGGAGTCGCCCCGAACCTGCCGAGCTTCGAGAAGAAGTACGGCCTGAAGCCGGCGGCGGTGGTGGAGACCGGGCTTATCGCCGGAATCGCGTGTTACCTCGGCATGGACATCATCGAGACGCCGGGGGCGAACGGCGGGCTCGATTCCGACATCATGGCGATGGGGAGAGCGATACTGAAGGCGCTCGACGACCACGACTTCGTTCTCTGCAACATCAAGGGCGGAGACATCGCGGGCCACGACGGCGACGCGTTCGCGAAGGTGGGATTCGTGCAGAAGGTGGACAAGGTAGTCGGGCTGCTGCTCGAGAAGGCCGACCCCGAGACCTACATAATCCTCACCGCCGACCACGCGACGCCGATCTCGGTGAAGGATCACTCCGGCGACTCGGTCCCTATCGCCATGCGGGGGCCGGGAGTCAGGCCGGACTCGGTGAGGGAGTTCAACGAGCGGTCCGTCGTGGGCGGAGGACTTGCGCGCATACGCGGAATTGACGTGATGAACATTCTGACGAACCTGATGAACGTTCAGGAGAAGTTCGGGGCTTAG
- the htpX gene encoding zinc metalloprotease HtpX gives MNALKTGILLTALTALALWIGRMVGGMSGMVWAFGIAIVMNVGSYWFSDRIVLATYRARPITEADSPELYAIVARLTQEAGLPMPKLYVVPGESPNAFATGRNPQHAAVAVTEGLLRILDRDEVEGVLAHELAHVKNRDILIGTIAATFAGAIMLIGNMARWAAILGTGRDSDRGGGALGMLALAVVAPLAALLIQMAISRSREYQADATGASISGKPLGLADALLKLEGASKIIPAQASPATAHMMIVNPLHGGIGSLFSTHPAIPERVRRLREMADRMGQ, from the coding sequence ATGAACGCACTCAAGACGGGCATTCTTCTCACGGCGCTCACCGCCCTCGCCCTCTGGATCGGACGCATGGTCGGCGGGATGAGCGGCATGGTCTGGGCCTTCGGCATTGCGATCGTCATGAACGTGGGGAGCTACTGGTTCAGCGACAGGATCGTGCTTGCCACTTACCGAGCCAGGCCGATCACCGAGGCCGATTCGCCCGAACTCTACGCCATAGTGGCCCGGCTGACCCAAGAGGCGGGTCTCCCCATGCCCAAACTCTACGTCGTTCCCGGCGAATCGCCCAACGCCTTCGCCACCGGGCGCAACCCTCAACACGCGGCCGTCGCGGTGACGGAAGGGTTGCTGCGAATCCTCGACCGAGATGAGGTGGAGGGCGTTCTGGCTCACGAGTTGGCGCACGTCAAGAACCGCGATATCCTGATCGGTACGATCGCGGCTACCTTCGCGGGCGCGATCATGCTGATCGGCAACATGGCGCGCTGGGCGGCCATTCTCGGCACCGGCCGCGACAGCGATCGGGGTGGCGGCGCACTCGGCATGCTGGCGCTCGCGGTAGTGGCGCCGCTGGCCGCGCTGTTGATCCAGATGGCTATCTCCCGATCGAGGGAGTATCAGGCCGACGCAACCGGCGCTTCCATAAGCGGCAAGCCGCTCGGCCTGGCGGATGCGCTTCTGAAACTGGAGGGCGCCTCGAAGATCATCCCCGCGCAGGCGAGTCCCGCGACCGCGCACATGATGATCGTGAATCCTCTTCACGGCGGGATCGGGAGTCTTTTCAGTACGCATCCCGCCATCCCGGAGCGGGTCAGGCGACTCCGCGAGATGGCCGACCGCATGGGGCAGTGA
- a CDS encoding ribose-phosphate pyrophosphokinase, with protein sequence MAVTDASRESKSTFFTPELLAREQAQSMVAPRGRLLIAGCRSGSRLSQRVVERYRELLQGAGSREDVLHLENIDRRFSDAETVTRLEMHVSGCDVYLLQALFDPTSDLRIDQNYMAFLAAVRAFREHGAQHVTGVLPYLAYARQDKPTAFTREATTARLMADLSITAGIDRLIVWDPHCDQIRGFYGGLPVGMLESLSLFIEEFSRFEGRDDVIAVAPDAGRSKFVTHFGRGIDVKCAIAAKYRPEPEVVTISEIIGDFEGKTIAIVLDDMISNGGTMHGLVRKLVEEKGIKEVYLGASHNLCVGKAKERLCDLHENYGLKQVVVTNSIPQTEEFESLPFVTVRCLSDTLARTINRIHYNRSVSEAFYKP encoded by the coding sequence ATGGCGGTAACGGACGCGAGCAGAGAGAGCAAGAGCACGTTCTTCACGCCGGAACTGCTGGCCAGAGAGCAGGCGCAGAGCATGGTCGCGCCGCGAGGGCGGCTGCTCATCGCGGGATGCCGATCGGGATCCAGGCTATCGCAGCGCGTGGTCGAGCGATACCGGGAACTCCTGCAGGGAGCCGGCAGCCGGGAGGACGTTCTCCACCTCGAGAACATTGACCGCCGCTTCTCCGATGCGGAGACGGTCACACGGCTCGAGATGCACGTCAGCGGGTGCGACGTCTACCTGCTGCAGGCGTTGTTCGACCCGACCTCGGACCTCAGGATCGACCAGAACTACATGGCGTTTCTGGCGGCGGTGAGGGCGTTCCGGGAACACGGGGCGCAGCACGTGACGGGCGTGCTCCCCTATCTCGCTTACGCCCGCCAGGACAAGCCGACCGCGTTTACCCGGGAAGCGACCACCGCGCGCCTGATGGCCGACCTGAGCATCACCGCGGGGATCGACCGCCTGATCGTATGGGACCCGCACTGCGACCAGATACGCGGATTCTACGGCGGACTGCCGGTCGGCATGCTGGAGTCGCTCTCTCTGTTCATCGAGGAGTTCAGCCGGTTCGAGGGCCGGGACGACGTGATTGCGGTGGCACCGGACGCGGGACGGTCGAAGTTCGTGACGCACTTCGGCCGCGGCATTGACGTCAAGTGCGCGATCGCGGCAAAGTATCGGCCGGAACCGGAGGTCGTGACGATATCCGAGATCATCGGCGACTTCGAAGGGAAGACCATCGCCATCGTTCTCGACGACATGATCAGCAACGGCGGGACGATGCACGGCCTCGTCCGCAAGCTCGTCGAAGAGAAGGGCATCAAGGAAGTCTACCTGGGCGCGTCGCACAACCTCTGCGTCGGCAAGGCCAAAGAGAGGCTCTGCGACCTTCACGAGAACTACGGGCTGAAGCAGGTCGTGGTAACGAACAGCATTCCGCAGACCGAGGAGTTCGAGAGCCTGCCGTTCGTGACCGTGCGCTGCCTGTCGGACACGCTCGCCCGGACGATCAACCGCATCCACTACAACCGATCGGTGAGCGAGGCCTTCTACAAGCCGTAG
- the greA gene encoding transcription elongation factor GreA — protein sequence MTTENEIVLTAEGFKKIEQELERLRTVQRKEVAERIRESKDFGELSENSEYEDAKNEQAFVEGRIMELKRILHNALVIEKRDVKTNRVSIGSKVTVRDMDTKDEWVYTIVGSIEADPAEDRISNESPVGEALMEQKVGDLVTVEAPAGEMHLKIVKIAK from the coding sequence ATGACCACTGAGAACGAGATCGTCCTTACTGCGGAAGGCTTCAAGAAGATCGAGCAGGAACTGGAGCGCCTTCGCACCGTGCAGAGGAAAGAAGTGGCCGAGAGGATCAGGGAATCTAAGGATTTCGGTGAGCTCTCGGAGAACTCTGAGTACGAAGACGCGAAGAACGAGCAGGCCTTCGTGGAGGGACGCATCATGGAACTGAAGCGGATCCTCCACAACGCGCTCGTAATCGAGAAACGCGACGTCAAGACCAACCGCGTCAGCATCGGGTCCAAGGTCACGGTGCGCGACATGGACACGAAGGACGAGTGGGTCTACACCATAGTCGGTTCGATTGAAGCGGATCCCGCGGAGGACCGGATTTCCAACGAATCGCCCGTCGGGGAAGCCCTGATGGAGCAGAAGGTCGGCGACCTGGTGACGGTGGAAGCCCCCGCCGGGGAGATGCACCTGAAGATCGTAAAGATCGCCAAGTAG
- a CDS encoding TonB family protein, with product MGDKLLRRTIAVSVGLHLVVLALVGASYAARKFDPDSLKLVQVKVVTLPEEPTSVPEEVKPAATPSPADSGQVRVPPPEKMRTAPPPRPRPTNVNPPTNVPPQPKPSPRPGLLSGLANVFKRPPDTASGKPAGDPGGDLNTGTGSGRGQDLGGSGKTPVGWVPGSPGGRGSGSGSGEGTGKPEPVQDAAPGPGKEPAPPPPPPPPPPPDVDVRVCAASGMLPGPDCEHTVVKSYRPGRQPESKCTVCKPKHVSTLADRSVPELVSGSRRPKYPESAKQRDIQGSVTVEYTVNTEGRVTAVKVSNSSGNSDLDRAAADCVNSRKYKPAVQDGIPRNYRKRETFHFTLD from the coding sequence ATGGGGGACAAGCTTCTCAGACGCACCATAGCCGTATCCGTCGGCCTGCACCTGGTCGTGCTGGCGCTCGTCGGTGCGAGCTACGCCGCTCGCAAGTTCGACCCCGACAGTCTCAAGCTCGTCCAGGTCAAGGTCGTGACCCTTCCGGAAGAACCGACATCCGTGCCGGAGGAGGTCAAGCCCGCCGCGACGCCTTCTCCCGCTGACAGTGGCCAGGTCCGGGTACCGCCGCCCGAGAAGATGCGGACGGCCCCGCCCCCGCGCCCGAGGCCGACAAACGTCAACCCGCCGACGAACGTTCCGCCGCAGCCGAAGCCTTCGCCCAGACCCGGATTACTCTCGGGGCTTGCCAACGTATTCAAGCGTCCTCCGGATACTGCATCCGGCAAGCCCGCGGGCGATCCGGGGGGCGACCTGAACACCGGCACGGGAAGCGGCCGCGGGCAGGATCTCGGCGGCAGCGGGAAGACTCCCGTAGGATGGGTGCCGGGCTCGCCCGGCGGCAGAGGCTCCGGGTCGGGCAGCGGCGAAGGGACCGGCAAGCCGGAGCCCGTCCAGGACGCGGCTCCCGGTCCGGGCAAGGAGCCTGCTCCCCCGCCACCGCCGCCTCCGCCTCCTCCCCCGGACGTTGATGTGCGCGTCTGCGCAGCCTCAGGGATGCTCCCCGGGCCGGACTGCGAGCATACCGTAGTCAAGTCCTATCGGCCGGGCAGGCAGCCGGAGTCGAAGTGCACCGTCTGCAAGCCGAAGCATGTCTCGACCCTGGCTGACAGATCGGTCCCCGAACTCGTGAGCGGCTCCAGGCGTCCGAAGTACCCCGAGTCCGCCAAGCAGCGTGACATCCAGGGCTCGGTCACCGTCGAGTACACCGTCAACACCGAGGGCAGAGTCACCGCCGTCAAGGTCAGCAATTCGTCCGGCAACTCCGATCTCGACAGGGCGGCCGCCGACTGTGTGAACAGCCGGAAATACAAGCCTGCGGTTCAGGACGGCATCCCCAGGAACTACCGCAAGCGTGAGACGTTCCACTTCACCCTTGATTGA
- a CDS encoding PHP domain-containing protein, with protein MRQHFVRLLAVLALPLLLAGAASSAGFVWARGNLHTHTTNSDGDSAPDVVVEWYKSNGYQFLVISDHWKVTDPAPLDKPGDDFVLIPGEETGVKGAPKPIHGNAIGVSRIVGGAQYAGSPAKSLSKMVQQIRAAGGVPQVNHPNFRWSFGYRELRGLKGPYLLEVYNGNPSVNNHGSEAVMSVEQVWDMLLSDGIEVYATATDDAHAFKEMAANKSNPGRGWICARVPTPSAENILDALRRGDFYASTGVELADCSFEGNTMRVQVAPKVGLKYWIRFVGKWGRILQESTGASAVYTAAGKREKNDYVRCKVIASDETVAWTQAYRPGR; from the coding sequence ATGCGCCAGCACTTCGTGCGGCTACTCGCAGTTCTTGCCTTGCCTCTTCTCCTCGCCGGCGCGGCGTCATCCGCCGGCTTCGTCTGGGCGAGGGGTAATCTGCACACTCATACGACGAACAGCGACGGCGACAGCGCGCCGGACGTCGTGGTCGAATGGTACAAGTCGAACGGGTACCAGTTCCTGGTGATCAGCGACCACTGGAAGGTGACCGACCCGGCGCCGCTCGACAAGCCGGGCGACGACTTCGTTCTCATTCCCGGCGAGGAGACCGGCGTGAAGGGCGCGCCGAAGCCGATCCACGGCAACGCGATAGGCGTCTCACGGATTGTGGGAGGCGCTCAGTATGCGGGCTCTCCGGCGAAGAGCTTGTCGAAGATGGTTCAGCAGATCCGGGCGGCGGGCGGAGTCCCGCAGGTCAACCACCCGAACTTCCGCTGGTCCTTCGGATACAGGGAACTCAGAGGCCTGAAGGGGCCGTACCTCCTCGAGGTGTACAACGGCAATCCCTCGGTGAACAACCACGGCAGCGAGGCCGTCATGTCCGTCGAGCAGGTGTGGGACATGTTGTTGTCGGACGGCATCGAAGTGTACGCCACCGCCACGGACGATGCTCACGCGTTCAAGGAGATGGCGGCGAACAAGTCAAACCCCGGCCGCGGATGGATCTGCGCGCGCGTCCCCACGCCCTCCGCGGAGAACATCCTCGACGCCCTCCGGCGCGGCGACTTCTATGCATCCACTGGCGTCGAACTGGCGGACTGCTCGTTCGAAGGGAATACGATGAGAGTGCAGGTGGCGCCGAAGGTCGGCCTGAAGTACTGGATCAGATTCGTGGGCAAGTGGGGCCGCATACTCCAGGAGAGCACGGGCGCTTCGGCAGTCTACACTGCCGCCGGGAAACGGGAGAAGAACGACTATGTGCGGTGCAAGGTCATCGCATCCGACGAGACGGTCGCCTGGACGCAGGCATACAGGCCGGGGAGGTAG
- a CDS encoding biopolymer transporter ExbD has product MRLKRSEPRKARIEIIPMIDTVFFLLVFFMIASLAMTTMKGMPVNLPKSEMATDRSVVKTVVTITGGGSYYVDKRRVSFEEIYPLLQARLRDNPKMVVVINCDKENNWGKGIEVMDEAKRAGAELLTIATEPKAKKS; this is encoded by the coding sequence ATGAGGCTGAAGCGGTCGGAGCCTAGAAAGGCTCGCATCGAGATCATCCCGATGATTGACACGGTCTTCTTCCTCCTCGTCTTCTTCATGATCGCGTCGCTTGCTATGACGACGATGAAGGGCATGCCGGTCAACCTGCCCAAGTCCGAGATGGCGACCGACCGCTCCGTCGTGAAGACCGTCGTGACCATCACCGGCGGCGGGTCGTACTACGTTGACAAGCGCCGGGTCAGCTTTGAGGAGATATATCCTCTGCTGCAGGCGCGCCTGCGGGACAATCCGAAGATGGTCGTCGTCATCAACTGCGACAAGGAGAACAACTGGGGCAAGGGTATCGAGGTCATGGACGAGGCCAAGCGCGCCGGCGCAGAGCTTCTCACCATCGCCACCGAGCCTAAGGCAAAGAAGAGTTAG
- a CDS encoding MotA/TolQ/ExbB proton channel family protein: protein MTWLGDAFGFLCKGGPVMVPLVACSVISVAVMIERWKRLKESAGDSAGLMARVENHLALGKYREAEQACERDGTPLGSMLASGLKCARSDARSVEHCMEEHALKLTPEVFKRLHMLDTIITIAPLLGLLGTVTGMIRAFSVISNKAGIGTPTAITGGVAEALIATATGLAIAIVTLVGYNYLTERAKMIVSDMEVYGTRLVNILSTDTEERNEAEAVGA, encoded by the coding sequence ATGACCTGGTTAGGTGACGCCTTCGGTTTCCTGTGCAAGGGCGGCCCGGTTATGGTGCCGCTGGTGGCATGCTCGGTGATCTCGGTCGCGGTGATGATCGAACGGTGGAAGCGGCTCAAGGAGTCCGCGGGTGATTCGGCGGGCCTTATGGCGCGCGTCGAGAACCATCTCGCGCTCGGCAAGTACCGTGAGGCCGAACAGGCCTGCGAGCGCGACGGCACCCCGCTCGGCTCGATGCTCGCGAGCGGGCTCAAGTGCGCCCGGAGCGACGCGCGGTCGGTCGAGCACTGCATGGAAGAGCACGCGCTGAAGCTGACCCCTGAGGTCTTCAAGCGCCTGCACATGCTCGACACCATCATCACCATCGCGCCGCTGCTCGGGCTCCTGGGGACCGTCACCGGCATGATCCGTGCGTTCAGCGTGATCTCGAACAAGGCCGGTATCGGTACGCCGACCGCGATCACCGGCGGAGTTGCGGAGGCCCTGATCGCCACCGCTACGGGTCTTGCCATCGCCATCGTCACGCTCGTCGGGTACAACTACCTGACCGAGCGTGCAAAGATGATCGTCAGCGACATGGAAGTATACGGCACCCGGCTCGTCAACATTCTCTCGACCGACACGGAGGAGCGCAATGAGGCTGAAGCGGTCGGAGCCTAG